The Elusimicrobiota bacterium sequence GGGCCGTGCGGGCTCAAATTTTGTTCGATTCCAGCAAGTCCGCGAACGGCGCGGGATCGGAAATCAAGGGAAAAGAGAGGAAAACGGGTGTCCCTGCTCGCTGAGAATTTAAAAAAGTCCTACGGATCCCGCCTGGTGGTGGACGGGGTGACCGTGGAGGTCAACCCGGGAGAGATCGTCGGGCTTCTGGGCCCCAACGGCGCGGGGAAGACCACCAGTTTCTACATGACCGTGGGCCTCGTTCGTCCGGACGGGGGTCGCATCACCATCGAAGGGAGCGACGTTTCCGGATTGCCGATGTACATGCGGGCCCGGGCGGGGCTCGGCTATCTGGCCCAGGAACCGTCCATTTTCCGCCATATGTCCGTGGAAGATAACCTGAACGCCATCCTCGAACACCTGCCGCTCCTGCCCGAGGAACGGAAAGCCAAAGGCCAGGGGCTTTTGGAAGATTTGGGGCTGACGCGGTTGGCCAAACAGATGGCGTTCACTCTTTCCGGCGGGGAGAAACGCCGGACGGAAATCGCCCGCGCCCTCGTGACGGACCCCCGCTATCTCCTTTTGGACGAACCGTTCGTGGGGATCGACCCGCTGGCGGTGAACGACATTCAGGACGTGTTGGGGCAGTTGAAGAAAAAAGGGCTCGGACTTTTGATCACCGACCACAACGTTCGGGCGACCCTCGAGATCGTCGATCGCGCCTACATCATCCACGCCGGCCGCATTCTGGTCCACGGCGGGGCCCACGATTTGATGAACTCGGCGGAAGCGCGCCGTCTCTACCTGGGAGAAAAATTTCGGATGTGAGGGGGAGAGGAACCATTTCCGTTGGAAATAGGCCCTCTCCCGCTAGCGGGAGAGGGAAACCGCTTTTAAGAGCGAAAGGGACTTGGCGAACGGGGTGGTGGCTTTGGGTTTTTGAAAAATTGACAGGGTCTCGAAGGAAATGATAAATTGCTCTTAAAATAAATCTGAATCACGGGATGGCCTATGCAAATACACATCACCGCCCGCCACATCGAACTGACCCCGGCCCTGGCCGATCACGCCCGAAAGAAGCTCGAGCGGATTGCGCGGCATTTCGAGATCGTTCTCCGAGCCCAGGTGATCCTGGGGGTGGAGAAGCACCGACACATCGCCGAG is a genomic window containing:
- the lptB gene encoding LPS export ABC transporter ATP-binding protein encodes the protein MDRRTGFGWKGPFVHGPASLRPGIPPLVWTGLTPARSRVRSGGNSGEKSSIFTPPRGDWWWNGPCGLKFCSIPASPRTARDRKSREKRGKRVSLLAENLKKSYGSRLVVDGVTVEVNPGEIVGLLGPNGAGKTTSFYMTVGLVRPDGGRITIEGSDVSGLPMYMRARAGLGYLAQEPSIFRHMSVEDNLNAILEHLPLLPEERKAKGQGLLEDLGLTRLAKQMAFTLSGGEKRRTEIARALVTDPRYLLLDEPFVGIDPLAVNDIQDVLGQLKKKGLGLLITDHNVRATLEIVDRAYIIHAGRILVHGGAHDLMNSAEARRLYLGEKFRM